One window of Phycisphaeraceae bacterium genomic DNA carries:
- a CDS encoding serine/threonine-protein phosphatase, whose product MMPKAPTTRSLNTSEFAGEFEAHTLRLLKQRFVVFCTIGAIFGMTVTAIGLIVRSVSLYNASQENAASAIQFIWKEAFPALMAVGASLIPVVVFITALLWTQRGRVQELSLLRLSQVVVILVGAYHMIAAAIGLGGSIGWLEASITLLIACVLLPWAARSAVLAAGALALLYIIIRILGGASFGGVLGYAFFIVALFAPSVLIAWLKHSQYASQFKMAVLQQRYGEVRRELTDARRIHEALFPARIDAGPLQLGYQYEPMRQIGGDYLYAHIGPGVAGGQRLSVVLMDVTGHGIPAALTVNRLHGELERVFAEDPTIQPGRVLSLLNRYVHLTLASHSVYVTALCLRIDSSTGTLEFASGGHPPAFLIAVDGTVRELNSTALVLGACESEEFDAAQIATDFGPGDTLVAYTDGAIEARDRTGKMLGVQGFLRLVASLANDRNREHSWSRELLSAVEHFRYGPPADDTLVVEISRVLRDAELENAGVRIGSLVEGRGVASVSP is encoded by the coding sequence ATGATGCCGAAGGCTCCTACAACTCGCTCGCTGAACACCTCGGAATTCGCGGGCGAGTTCGAAGCGCACACGCTCAGACTGCTCAAGCAGCGATTTGTCGTTTTCTGCACCATCGGCGCGATCTTCGGGATGACCGTGACGGCGATCGGCCTGATCGTGCGAAGCGTCAGCCTCTACAACGCTTCGCAGGAGAATGCTGCCAGCGCGATTCAGTTTATCTGGAAGGAGGCTTTCCCGGCGCTGATGGCCGTCGGCGCGAGTCTCATTCCGGTCGTCGTCTTTATCACGGCGCTGCTCTGGACGCAGCGGGGTAGGGTGCAGGAGCTATCGCTTCTGCGATTGTCGCAGGTTGTGGTGATCCTGGTCGGGGCGTATCACATGATCGCTGCGGCGATCGGTCTTGGTGGGAGCATCGGCTGGCTGGAAGCTTCCATCACTCTCCTGATTGCCTGCGTGCTCTTGCCGTGGGCCGCTCGGTCCGCCGTGCTCGCGGCGGGCGCATTGGCTCTGCTCTACATCATCATTCGGATTCTGGGGGGCGCCAGCTTCGGAGGCGTCTTGGGCTACGCCTTTTTTATCGTCGCGCTCTTCGCGCCGAGTGTGCTCATCGCGTGGCTGAAACATTCGCAGTACGCAAGCCAGTTTAAGATGGCGGTGCTCCAGCAACGCTACGGCGAAGTGCGCCGGGAATTGACCGACGCGCGGCGAATTCACGAAGCGCTCTTCCCGGCGCGCATCGATGCCGGACCCCTGCAGCTTGGGTATCAATACGAGCCGATGCGCCAGATCGGCGGGGACTACCTCTACGCGCACATCGGTCCCGGTGTCGCTGGCGGGCAGAGGCTCAGCGTCGTGCTGATGGATGTCACGGGGCACGGTATTCCTGCGGCATTGACTGTGAACCGACTGCACGGGGAGCTGGAAAGAGTTTTTGCGGAAGACCCCACGATTCAGCCCGGCCGTGTGCTTTCACTCTTGAACCGGTACGTTCATTTGACGCTCGCTTCACATTCCGTGTACGTCACCGCCCTCTGCCTCCGCATCGATTCCAGCACAGGAACCCTCGAATTTGCCAGCGGCGGACATCCTCCCGCGTTTCTCATCGCGGTGGACGGGACCGTGCGCGAACTGAATTCGACCGCCCTGGTTCTGGGGGCTTGCGAATCCGAGGAGTTCGATGCGGCGCAGATCGCGACGGATTTCGGTCCCGGCGACACGCTCGTGGCATATACAGACGGCGCCATCGAAGCGCGCGACAGAACCGGCAAGATGCTCGGCGTGCAGGGATTTCTTCGTCTGGTGGCTTCACTCGCCAATGATCGGAATCGGGAACACTCGTGGAGCCGTGAGCTATTGAGTGCGGTCGAGCATTTCCGATATGGTCCGCCGGCGGACGACACGCTTGTGGTCGAAATCTCCCGTGTACTTCGTGACGCGGAGCTCGAAAACGCCGGGGTGCGGATCGGTTCGCTCGTAGAGGGGCGGGGAGTCGCCTCGGTTAGTCCTTGA
- the rpsG gene encoding 30S ribosomal protein S7, producing MGKFTKADEQLRPDPRFGDKVLSRFINCVMRQGKKSVAQRVVYDAMDIIEEKLAKETAPEKPENSIALFRMALENVKPFVEVRSKRIGGANYQVPMQVNHKRQQSLAFRWIIDSCRAEKGRPMANRLADELYAAAKKEGKAMMTRDQTHKMAEANRAFAHFAN from the coding sequence ATGGGCAAGTTCACCAAGGCAGACGAACAGTTACGTCCCGATCCGCGTTTCGGCGACAAGGTGTTGTCGCGCTTCATCAACTGTGTGATGCGACAGGGCAAGAAGTCGGTCGCGCAGCGCGTTGTGTACGACGCGATGGACATTATCGAAGAGAAGCTCGCGAAAGAAACGGCGCCTGAGAAGCCGGAGAACTCGATCGCGCTTTTCCGCATGGCGCTCGAGAACGTCAAGCCGTTTGTCGAAGTTCGCTCCAAGCGAATCGGCGGCGCGAACTACCAGGTGCCGATGCAGGTAAACCACAAGCGACAGCAGTCGCTGGCTTTCCGCTGGATCATCGATTCGTGCCGCGCCGAGAAAGGCCGACCGATGGCCAACCGTCTTGCCGACGAGCTCTATGCCGCGGCAAAGAAGGAAGGCAAGGCGATGATGACCCGCGACCAGACGCACAAGATGGCCGAAGCTAACCGCGCGTTCGCTCACTTCGCCAACTGA
- a CDS encoding metallophosphoesterase — MKPWLWAWLLLCAGFYLVHIALWLHNRYVIAMEPIGWFLKPIGNLVHVLTLPGWLVARLTLHSWGESDLVAALLACAIGLFAIIIGAMWLMSVRRLLAGNAKPDHQTIIPESDGSNLPTRFSRRKFLTDGLVFGSSAAALSVVADAACIEPARLRLQRYTVAIRDLPREFEGLRLAQLTDTHLGPRVPAEFIDAAIRMAIGLQPDVFLLTGDYVHCGLEWIEPATRQFFPLVATGKPVVGVLGNHDWFNDGSRMSRSLSAVGVRMIDNDRVFLSASGSREFSLASSPVGPSICIGGLGDLRQHHIDPERALAFVDPRMPRLVIAHNPDSAEESSVVSRGAPRIDLMICGHTHGGQVRIPGIGTGTGLMSQYGDRYSAGLVQGPKCLVLISRGIGISLVPFRFLVPPEVVEITLTRSAPTE; from the coding sequence GTGAAGCCGTGGCTCTGGGCGTGGCTTCTGCTCTGCGCCGGCTTCTATCTTGTGCACATCGCACTTTGGCTGCACAATCGCTACGTGATCGCGATGGAGCCGATCGGCTGGTTTCTCAAGCCGATCGGGAATCTCGTTCATGTTCTGACTCTTCCGGGCTGGCTCGTCGCGCGCCTGACTCTTCATTCGTGGGGTGAGAGCGATCTGGTCGCGGCGCTGCTCGCGTGCGCCATCGGTTTGTTCGCGATCATCATCGGCGCAATGTGGCTGATGTCCGTGCGTCGACTGCTCGCCGGGAACGCAAAGCCAGACCATCAAACCATCATTCCCGAATCCGACGGGAGCAATTTACCGACGCGTTTCTCGCGCCGGAAGTTTCTGACAGATGGCCTGGTTTTCGGATCGTCCGCCGCCGCCTTGTCGGTCGTTGCGGACGCGGCCTGCATCGAGCCGGCGCGACTGCGGTTGCAGCGATACACCGTGGCGATTCGCGATCTTCCACGCGAATTCGAAGGATTGCGCCTCGCTCAATTGACGGACACGCACCTTGGCCCGCGCGTCCCGGCCGAATTCATCGACGCAGCGATCCGCATGGCGATCGGTTTGCAACCCGATGTTTTTCTGTTGACGGGCGATTACGTTCACTGCGGGCTGGAATGGATCGAGCCCGCTACTCGTCAATTCTTTCCTCTCGTCGCGACCGGAAAACCCGTCGTTGGAGTACTCGGGAACCACGACTGGTTCAACGACGGCTCGCGGATGTCGCGTTCGTTGAGCGCCGTGGGCGTGCGAATGATCGACAACGACCGAGTCTTTCTGAGTGCGTCCGGCTCGCGGGAGTTCTCGCTCGCGAGTTCTCCCGTTGGACCGTCCATCTGCATCGGCGGTCTGGGCGATCTCCGACAACATCACATCGACCCGGAAAGGGCCTTGGCGTTCGTCGATCCACGGATGCCGCGCCTGGTGATCGCGCACAACCCCGACAGCGCGGAAGAGTCGAGCGTCGTGAGTCGTGGCGCTCCCCGGATCGACTTGATGATTTGCGGGCACACGCACGGCGGACAGGTGCGCATACCGGGGATAGGCACGGGCACCGGGCTGATGTCGCAATACGGCGATCGGTATTCTGCGGGTCTCGTGCAGGGCCCCAAATGCCTCGTTCTGATTTCACGCGGCATCGGCATTTCCCTTGTTCCGTTCAGATTCCTGGTGCCGCCCGAAGTCGTGGAGATCACTCTCACGCGATCAGCGCCCACCGAATAA
- the rpsL gene encoding 30S ribosomal protein S12 has product MPTINQLVRRPRRSPANKSKVRDLNLSPMKRGVCLVVRTMTPKKPNSALRKIARVRLSNGREVTAYIGGEGHNLQEHSIVLVRGGRVRDLPGVRYHVVRGSLDCLGVEGRKQSRSKYGAKRAKGGAPAAKK; this is encoded by the coding sequence ATGCCCACGATCAACCAGCTCGTTCGCCGTCCCCGTCGCAGCCCCGCCAACAAATCGAAGGTGCGCGATCTCAATCTTTCGCCGATGAAGCGCGGCGTGTGCCTTGTTGTGCGCACCATGACGCCGAAGAAGCCGAACTCGGCGCTGCGCAAGATCGCCCGCGTGCGTCTTTCGAACGGCCGCGAAGTCACGGCCTACATCGGCGGCGAAGGCCACAACCTGCAGGAACACTCGATCGTTCTCGTCCGTGGAGGCCGCGTCCGCGACCTTCCCGGCGTTCGATACCACGTCGTTCGCGGCAGCCTCGACTGCCTGGGCGTCGAAGGTCGCAAGCAGAGTCGCTCGAAGTACGGTGCGAAGCGGGCCAAGGGCGGCGCACCGGCGGCGAAGAAGTAG
- the recJ gene encoding single-stranded-DNA-specific exonuclease RecJ yields the protein MDPDFLTPSLTQLHDPSLLPGIDRAAERILRAIRQRQRIVVYADYDVDGVSAAAILWHMVRAIDPDANVSTYLPHRLEEGYGLNAEAISKLCDSHDLIVSVDCGVTAVVPARIARDRKIDLIITDHHTPPTEAAGLPEAFSIVHPAIPGHKPYPFPHLCGAGVAFKLAWRLATLHNESEKAAPPFKRLLVELLALAAMGVIADVVPLRGENRVIARFGLEQILRSALLGVRALRDESGIGEDSIDAADIGFRLAPRLNAIGRLGHAREALELLTTADVGRATDIAKALSVWNDERRKTESLISRQAESLAVQAGMTAHDHRAIVLCDSSWHRGVIGICCSRLVGQFHRPTILLQRDGETCHGSARSIDGFDLHEALQACSEHLESFGGHAMAAGMKIRFDRLEAFRHAFVSYANSKLSHSDLTRRTYIDAECEIGELDLAAAEDLAHLAPFGRENNKPLLLIRGARIASAARPLGSSGKHLSFAIGDMRTALRIKCWNWAGILANAGISLRPGQEYDLLVSPEINTWNGRRSVEASLEDLRLTD from the coding sequence TTGGATCCCGATTTCCTTACTCCGTCGCTCACCCAGCTTCACGATCCATCGCTGCTGCCCGGAATCGATCGCGCCGCCGAGCGCATTCTGCGCGCGATCCGGCAGCGCCAGCGAATCGTCGTTTACGCGGACTACGACGTGGATGGAGTTTCCGCGGCGGCGATCCTGTGGCACATGGTCCGGGCGATCGATCCGGACGCGAACGTTTCGACCTACCTCCCCCATCGCCTCGAAGAAGGTTACGGCCTCAACGCCGAAGCGATCTCAAAGCTTTGCGATTCCCACGATCTGATCGTGAGTGTCGACTGCGGCGTGACGGCCGTCGTCCCCGCGCGCATCGCGCGCGATCGCAAGATCGATCTCATCATCACCGATCACCATACTCCGCCAACCGAGGCCGCGGGGTTGCCCGAAGCCTTTTCGATCGTCCATCCCGCGATCCCCGGCCACAAGCCCTATCCGTTTCCTCACTTGTGCGGTGCGGGCGTCGCGTTCAAACTCGCGTGGCGGCTCGCCACTCTTCACAATGAATCGGAAAAAGCGGCGCCACCTTTCAAGCGCCTGCTCGTCGAATTGCTCGCCCTGGCGGCGATGGGAGTGATCGCCGATGTCGTGCCGCTTCGGGGCGAAAACAGGGTGATCGCCCGATTCGGCCTTGAACAAATTCTCCGAAGCGCGCTTCTGGGCGTGCGGGCGCTCCGCGACGAATCGGGAATCGGCGAAGATTCGATCGACGCTGCCGACATCGGTTTCAGGCTCGCACCACGTCTCAACGCGATCGGCCGCCTCGGCCACGCTCGGGAAGCACTCGAGCTTCTCACGACGGCGGATGTCGGCCGCGCTACCGACATTGCGAAGGCTCTGAGTGTCTGGAACGACGAACGAAGAAAGACTGAATCTCTCATATCGCGTCAGGCCGAATCGCTCGCAGTGCAAGCGGGCATGACGGCTCACGACCATCGGGCGATCGTGCTCTGTGACTCGTCTTGGCATCGGGGCGTGATCGGAATCTGCTGCTCCCGCCTCGTCGGGCAATTCCACCGCCCCACCATCCTTCTTCAGCGCGACGGCGAGACTTGTCATGGTTCCGCCCGGTCGATCGACGGCTTCGATCTGCATGAAGCGCTCCAGGCGTGCTCGGAGCACCTCGAGTCATTCGGCGGCCATGCGATGGCGGCAGGAATGAAAATCCGCTTCGATCGGCTCGAAGCGTTCAGGCACGCATTCGTTTCCTACGCGAACAGCAAGCTGAGCCACTCGGATTTGACGCGCCGAACGTACATCGATGCGGAATGCGAAATTGGCGAACTCGATCTGGCGGCGGCCGAAGATCTGGCACACCTCGCACCGTTCGGTCGCGAAAACAACAAGCCGCTTCTCTTGATTCGGGGCGCGCGGATCGCATCGGCTGCGCGACCGCTCGGAAGTTCGGGCAAGCACCTCTCATTCGCCATTGGGGACATGCGAACAGCGCTGCGCATCAAGTGCTGGAATTGGGCGGGCATTCTCGCGAACGCGGGGATCTCCCTTCGTCCCGGACAGGAATACGACCTTTTGGTTTCCCCCGAAATCAACACATGGAACGGGCGCCGCTCGGTTGAAGCCTCGCTCGAAGACCTGCGGCTCACCGACTAG
- a CDS encoding ThiF family adenylyltransferase, whose protein sequence is MSPDSKLPLPDHLHDRYSRQVILPGIGEAGQQAIAQARAVVVGCGALGCTILDQLARAGIGRLSILDRDIVEWTNLQRQVLFDEEDAQAGTPKAIAARNRIARINSAISVAAHIADLNHENAQALILADNPPDVILDGTDNLETRYLLNDLAVKHGIPLIYGGVIARRGMQFTIRPGRGPCLRCVFPEPTAGAVETCDTAGVLGPAVSISASLQVSAALDLIVARDRDVPPLLTEFDLGTGRFRTLDLSNLSGARSREQCICCGQSRYEFLSGERVRPAVSLCGRGAFQVAAGPHGIDLASLAKRVSRVSPVTSNEFFVRIRPREGIEMTVFADSRAVVRGAANDGEARSLYDRYVGV, encoded by the coding sequence GTGAGTCCAGATTCCAAACTTCCACTCCCGGACCATCTGCACGATCGATACTCGCGCCAGGTGATTCTGCCCGGAATCGGCGAAGCTGGCCAGCAGGCAATCGCTCAAGCCCGCGCGGTCGTGGTGGGCTGTGGGGCGCTCGGGTGCACCATCCTCGACCAACTCGCTCGCGCCGGCATCGGCCGGCTCTCCATTCTCGATCGCGACATCGTCGAGTGGACCAACCTTCAGCGGCAAGTCCTATTTGACGAAGAGGATGCTCAAGCCGGAACACCGAAGGCGATTGCCGCGCGAAACCGCATTGCGCGAATCAATTCGGCGATTTCTGTCGCCGCACACATCGCGGACCTCAACCACGAGAACGCGCAGGCATTGATACTCGCCGACAACCCTCCCGACGTGATCCTGGACGGCACCGACAACTTGGAAACACGATACTTGCTCAACGATCTTGCCGTAAAGCACGGCATCCCACTGATCTACGGCGGCGTGATCGCACGGCGCGGCATGCAGTTCACGATCCGACCGGGGCGCGGACCCTGCCTGCGCTGTGTGTTTCCTGAGCCCACTGCCGGAGCTGTGGAAACCTGCGATACAGCCGGGGTGCTGGGTCCGGCCGTTTCGATCTCCGCGTCCCTCCAGGTTTCGGCGGCACTCGATCTGATCGTCGCACGGGATCGCGATGTGCCCCCGCTTCTCACGGAGTTCGATCTGGGAACGGGCCGCTTTCGCACGCTCGACCTCTCGAATCTCTCCGGCGCTCGGTCGCGCGAACAATGCATCTGCTGCGGCCAATCCCGGTATGAATTCCTGTCCGGTGAGCGAGTCCGACCCGCTGTCTCATTGTGCGGCAGGGGAGCGTTTCAGGTTGCGGCCGGTCCGCACGGGATCGATCTTGCGAGTCTGGCGAAGAGAGTCTCTCGTGTTTCACCGGTCACATCGAATGAGTTCTTCGTGCGCATCAGACCTCGGGAGGGTATCGAAATGACGGTCTTCGCCGATTCTCGCGCGGTTGTTCGCGGGGCGGCGAACGATGGAGAAGCGCGATCTTTGTACGATCGATATGTTGGCGTTTAG
- a CDS encoding cob(I)yrinic acid a,c-diamide adenosyltransferase, whose translation MVKLNKIYTRTGDDGTTGLVGGRRVKKTDLRVEAYGSVDEANSFIGLAILHADQGSKTRAALLAIQNDLFDLGADLATPIEPGEAAGAALRITAGQVEKLEKLIDEFNELIPPLTSFVLPGGTPLAAELHAARTVTRRAERATVALMDSEPAATSAEAVRYLNRLSDLLFVLARTANGNGATDVLWKPGAGRE comes from the coding sequence ATGGTGAAACTGAACAAGATATACACCCGTACAGGCGACGACGGCACGACCGGCCTCGTCGGGGGACGGCGGGTCAAAAAGACAGACCTTCGGGTCGAAGCCTATGGCTCCGTTGACGAGGCGAACTCGTTCATAGGTTTGGCGATTCTGCACGCGGACCAAGGATCGAAGACGCGCGCTGCGCTGCTGGCGATCCAAAATGATTTGTTCGATTTGGGGGCGGATCTCGCCACGCCGATCGAACCGGGCGAGGCTGCCGGCGCGGCACTCCGGATCACCGCGGGCCAAGTTGAGAAGCTGGAAAAACTTATTGATGAGTTCAACGAACTCATTCCACCGCTCACAAGCTTTGTCCTTCCGGGGGGAACGCCTCTGGCGGCAGAGCTTCATGCCGCGCGAACCGTGACGAGGCGTGCCGAGCGCGCCACGGTTGCACTAATGGACTCTGAACCGGCAGCTACCAGCGCCGAAGCCGTCCGGTATCTCAATCGTTTGAGCGATTTGTTGTTCGTTCTGGCACGAACGGCAAACGGGAATGGTGCAACCGATGTACTCTGGAAGCCGGGCGCGGGGCGTGAGTGA
- a CDS encoding serine/threonine protein kinase, translated as MADSEAETRSESDFPQEPARQLPSRVGPVRLLRQLGRGGMGVVWLGHHELLDREVAVKFLLHLTPTDADPTFEALIRGARAAAGCHHPGLNQVFHADVIDGVPFLVLELVNGRDLSEIVSERGALELPVARTLLSEICEAASELHDRNLVHRDIKPANVMVSRDGHCVLTDFGLAKVQDQLTFGTKMGSRAGTIAYMAPEMFEGIASVRTDVYAIGATAFQILSGRPPFRGDSEEVLRRKGQLALETGELHARGVPAGVIDVLERAMNRSAMYRLKSARHLHHAFENAWEKAGVIRAHPTTLAAIVPSPALSSLQARPSESASTYYEQLSAMAERRQTSPVGSAIADGTHQLALPDPAIIGKLARERQQVRRASVVAIALGGLLTVLIGIAAGSAFVRFNVWFETSRRTREVAVFWANPVMYAIVLAGGAVAMLISLRFFQAMTPRRARGQTSVHCGECGYERRGVTDRHCSECGHLIGEVVQDERSAWTARARIALESAFMPGLFACAAMMVGSVFLSPQPVETGGQSIGWIVFLAGMTATGVFLGVKLFDRSEQEWFRRCGKSWCPACGFELRRDESGRCANCSRPI; from the coding sequence GTGGCGGACTCAGAAGCAGAGACCCGAAGTGAATCGGACTTTCCTCAGGAGCCGGCGCGGCAGTTGCCTTCGCGCGTCGGTCCTGTGCGTCTGCTTCGGCAATTGGGTCGAGGCGGAATGGGGGTCGTTTGGCTTGGACACCACGAGCTTCTCGATCGCGAAGTCGCCGTGAAGTTCCTGCTTCATCTCACGCCAACGGACGCGGATCCGACATTTGAAGCCCTCATCCGTGGCGCTCGTGCCGCGGCGGGATGTCATCACCCCGGCCTCAACCAGGTCTTTCACGCGGACGTGATCGACGGCGTGCCGTTTCTTGTGCTCGAACTGGTGAACGGGAGGGACCTCTCGGAAATTGTGTCCGAGCGAGGCGCGCTGGAACTGCCGGTCGCCAGGACGCTGCTGAGCGAAATTTGCGAAGCGGCATCGGAGCTGCACGATCGGAATCTGGTCCACCGCGATATCAAGCCCGCCAACGTCATGGTCTCGCGGGATGGGCATTGCGTGTTGACCGATTTCGGTCTGGCAAAGGTTCAAGACCAGTTGACCTTCGGGACGAAGATGGGCTCTCGGGCCGGGACGATCGCGTACATGGCGCCGGAGATGTTTGAGGGCATCGCTTCTGTACGCACGGATGTCTACGCCATCGGTGCGACTGCGTTTCAGATTCTTTCGGGCAGACCCCCGTTCCGCGGCGATTCCGAAGAGGTTTTGCGTCGAAAGGGCCAGCTCGCTCTCGAAACGGGTGAACTCCACGCCAGAGGTGTGCCGGCGGGCGTCATTGATGTGCTCGAGCGTGCGATGAACCGCTCGGCCATGTACCGGCTCAAGTCGGCCCGACACCTGCACCACGCGTTTGAGAACGCCTGGGAAAAAGCCGGAGTGATAAGGGCGCATCCGACGACCTTGGCTGCGATTGTGCCGAGCCCTGCATTGTCGAGTTTGCAGGCTCGACCGTCCGAGTCCGCGTCAACGTACTACGAACAACTTTCGGCCATGGCGGAGCGACGGCAAACGTCGCCGGTCGGCAGCGCAATAGCGGATGGCACCCACCAGCTTGCTTTGCCCGACCCCGCGATCATCGGGAAGCTCGCTCGGGAGCGACAACAGGTGCGGCGTGCAAGTGTGGTCGCAATTGCTCTGGGAGGTTTGCTCACCGTTTTGATCGGGATCGCGGCCGGCAGCGCGTTTGTGCGTTTCAACGTATGGTTCGAGACGAGCCGTCGCACTCGCGAGGTTGCGGTCTTCTGGGCGAATCCGGTGATGTACGCGATCGTTCTCGCCGGCGGCGCTGTTGCGATGTTGATTTCGCTTCGATTCTTCCAGGCGATGACGCCTCGCCGCGCTCGCGGACAAACATCGGTGCACTGTGGAGAATGCGGATATGAGCGTCGGGGAGTGACAGACCGGCATTGCAGCGAGTGCGGCCACCTGATCGGGGAGGTCGTTCAGGACGAACGCTCGGCGTGGACGGCGCGAGCCCGCATCGCGCTCGAGAGTGCCTTTATGCCCGGCTTGTTCGCCTGCGCAGCCATGATGGTCGGATCTGTGTTCTTGTCGCCGCAACCAGTTGAGACCGGTGGACAGTCGATCGGGTGGATTGTCTTCTTGGCGGGAATGACCGCAACAGGCGTGTTCTTGGGGGTCAAGTTGTTCGACCGCTCCGAACAGGAATGGTTTCGCCGGTGCGGCAAGTCGTGGTGTCCAGCGTGCGGCTTTGAACTCCGGCGCGATGAATCGGGTCGATGCGCGAATTGCTCGCGTCCGATTTAG
- a CDS encoding response regulator: MPADASFPTPQSPLGDPWEGSGVNLLLVDDNEQNLELLEAYLEDLSCELRLARDGMEALDAVAAKHPDVILLDVMMPRMSGFQVCAKLKQESATKDIPIIMVTALNEVSDVERAIECGADDFLSKPVNKLELLTRVKSLVRISKMQSELQRTLSQLRAFRDQSGN; encoded by the coding sequence ATGCCTGCAGACGCGTCATTTCCGACACCGCAAAGCCCTTTGGGCGACCCGTGGGAAGGGTCCGGGGTCAATCTGCTGCTCGTAGACGACAACGAGCAGAATCTTGAGCTGCTTGAGGCCTACCTCGAGGACCTTTCTTGCGAGCTGCGGCTTGCCCGTGACGGCATGGAGGCCCTCGATGCCGTGGCCGCAAAACACCCGGACGTGATCCTGCTTGACGTCATGATGCCCCGCATGAGCGGATTCCAGGTGTGCGCCAAGCTCAAGCAGGAGAGTGCCACAAAGGACATTCCGATCATCATGGTCACCGCCCTGAACGAGGTCAGCGACGTGGAGCGGGCCATCGAATGCGGCGCAGACGACTTTTTGAGCAAGCCCGTCAACAAGCTCGAGCTTCTGACGAGGGTGAAATCGCTGGTTCGGATCAGCAAGATGCAATCCGAACTTCAGCGCACGCTTTCGCAGCTCCGAGCATTTCGCGATCAATCCGGGAATTGA
- a CDS encoding penicillin-binding protein activator LpoB: protein MGSIAKLVSFVLSGIGVACMTVGGAGCNSGGAYGNWGVQRVDPEKTVDVDYRWQDDDAREAYRALIADCLARPWVENFRVSHNGNRPVVFVGTVRNETSDYVDTKLVTKRFEEELINSGRVRVVADRDQRGEIRDERQQGQAWNMPETVKKQAMELGADYIMLGRVGEVKQESNDRRTIVQYYQINLELIDIQSNEKVWIGSKDIKKVARR, encoded by the coding sequence ATGGGCTCCATCGCAAAGTTAGTTTCGTTCGTCCTGAGTGGAATCGGTGTGGCGTGCATGACCGTCGGCGGGGCGGGGTGCAACAGCGGCGGAGCGTACGGAAACTGGGGTGTACAGCGCGTCGACCCGGAAAAGACGGTCGATGTGGATTACAGGTGGCAAGACGACGACGCGCGCGAAGCGTATCGGGCGCTCATCGCCGATTGCCTCGCGCGCCCGTGGGTCGAGAACTTCCGAGTTTCGCACAATGGAAACCGACCTGTTGTGTTTGTGGGTACCGTGCGCAACGAGACCAGCGATTACGTGGATACCAAACTTGTGACCAAGCGATTCGAGGAAGAGCTCATCAACTCCGGTCGCGTCCGTGTGGTGGCCGATCGCGATCAGCGCGGCGAGATCCGGGATGAGCGCCAACAGGGTCAGGCCTGGAACATGCCGGAAACGGTCAAGAAACAGGCGATGGAGCTCGGCGCGGACTACATCATGCTCGGTCGCGTTGGCGAGGTGAAGCAGGAAAGCAACGACCGACGCACCATCGTGCAGTACTACCAGATCAACCTCGAACTGATAGACATTCAGAGCAATGAAAAGGTGTGGATCGGATCGAAGGACATCAAAAAGGTGGCACGCCGCTAG